DNA from Eucalyptus grandis isolate ANBG69807.140 chromosome 5, ASM1654582v1, whole genome shotgun sequence:
CGATTGGAATAAGCTGATATTTGCTTTCAAGAACTTAAacacgatttttttttcaagggttTTCTATGCATTTACAGGGAAAAGTAAttaaaaactatattttttgccttttttttatttttgggaaatataaaatatttttggattttttaccCGGGTTGGGACGGACTCGGCTCGCCACCCACCGGTCCGGATGGGCCTGAGGCACGGGCCCGACCCAAagcttctctgttttctttAAAAGTCCAAGACCATTATACAAAATTGGGctctcttttaattaaaagaaaatgcccgGCCCAAGTTTTAAGCCAGCCCAAACTCGGCCCATGCACATTTGGCCCAAATCGGCCAGAACCCTACCCAATTGAAGACCTTCGCCTGACCCGGTTTGCAGCTTGCGACTCGGTCCCTCTCGCATTCTCTGCCTCTCAGCGGCGCCGATGGGGGCGGTTGGGATGTCACCGGGCAGCAACCCGACGTCAACAACGGCGGCAACGCAGCATGACGGCTGCAGTGAGCTATTCGGCCGAGATGCAGCGGGTAGTGGCGGAAGGGGGAGGTCGAGCTTGCTGTGGGCTGGTCGCAGCAAGCAGTGAAAGAGACGACGGCGGGTTCGCTAGCGCAAAACTCAGTTGCGATCAGCGAGCCACTAGATCGTCACAGGGCAAAACGGCGACGTCCATGGGTACAGGCATGACGACGAACGGACGGCGTAGAGCTTGGCTTGCTGTTGCCGACTCGGTTTTGATTTGCGAGAGGGGCGGCGATGGGAGCGACGCGAATAGCGGGTCGTCGGTGGTTTAATGACGGTGGCGTCAGGCTAGCGTCATACACTGCGGCAGGGCTTGGTCTACGGCTCTCTTCCCCCGATCTCGCACTCGCCACTCCCTCTTTCTCCCCCTCACCTCTCTGGCTTGCTCGCTCTCCTCGACCTCCTCCCCAGATCTCACTCTCTTCCTCTCCGACCTGCTCACTCTCAGGCCTCCTCCGATGTCTCGCAGGAGAAGTCGTCGAGCTCGCTGCCTCCGTCTCTCTGTGTGTGTCTTCATTGGCCTCCCCCTGacgccctatttataggcgaggacgCCGGTCGGCGGAGGTGCTCGGGCAGGCGCGCCGACCGCCCTTGGAGCGGCCGAACCGGCATCCCCTCAGCCGCCCATCTGTTCTGCTTTGCTCCTTATCTCAGTGGCATTGAAGACGCGTCCCATCCGTCGTTGGTCTACGGTGTTCTGCTCCGGTAGGGTGTCTTGCGCACGAGTTgcaaggaagaggaaggaaggatgaaggaggagaagagagaggccGCGCCAGGCCTTGGGCCCGCGTGGGGAGCGGGGAAAGAAAGGGCTGGACGTGAAAGCCCAAATATATATAActaatttatccaaaaatagGGTAAAATACGAAATAAAACTTGGTAGATGCAAATAATGTCCATACCTAAGTAAggtgaaaatcatttttgttatgGTCAaattgatccctaattttttatgcaatttaattctaaatatttagtcaaaatttaggtgtcaataatattcaataattaatcaaaCATACTTGTAATCATGACGTACAAACTTTATAATATAAGTACTAAACATGAAGTACcatatttgtttttattatgaTTAGTAAGCAAAAAAATATGCATAGCTAATCAAAAGAAGCTACACATATTATCCAAGTTTCACCGTAGAGAAAAGGTGGTAATTTCATTAAAGTGTTGGTAAATTCCCAACAAGTTacctgaaaaaaagaaaaaaaaatcactggtCATTGTTTTAACCAACACTTACCAACGCCTTATTGAAAAAGCTCACCGGTCATTCTTTTGACTAACCGTATATTTAccagcatgaaaaaaaaaagactttcttttgcacaaatttataaattttgcgCCTACACAATAATTGTGTAGGAGATTGCCTGCATGACCTAATTGAACGTATAGGAGATAGAGAAGCAATACAAGATTTAAGCTACTTAATAAAGCGTTCAATTATTGCAACCGATTGTGTCTATGTTGTTATATAGGAGATTGTCCAACACCTAGATAGTCGTcagataaaaaaatgataaatttcacATATTAATCACAAAGTTTTTACATCCCTGACATTTTGTATATGAATTACGAAAAAATTATACGAATTTACAACAACTTGTTATAGGAGATTTGTCCATCAAAATAGGAAACTAgtcaaatttcattaattgagCATTTCAGTATTCCGAAAATGTTGAAAGCCTAAGGCCAATAGGACCTGccttaatctttcaattttcccaaggCTAGTATTCGACATAAAGCCCTTTGAGAAAACTTGTCAAACACCGCAAATTTTCCCCAATGAGTTTCCAAGACCTAAAACCCCTGAAAAAGTTGATCCAAAAGCAATCTAGTTTGCTTGGTCGTTAGGACGAGGAACCTCTATCATCATTTGCCCAATCCCCGTCATCGGATGCTTAGGCATGTGAGTTTTATTACTTTATCACATCTGAAAAATCCAAGGTCCTCTAATGaattttcttaactttattAGACAATTTTCTTAAGAGTTTAGtgcaccaaaaattctaaatatttcaaaagtgtaataaaatcttaaaacttattaaatttatgtaattaattctttttgtcGACTTTGCCGAATTTGGCTAACGGAAAATCCTGACGTGACAGTTTTCTTCTTATGTGGCATTAACAACAACTAAAGTATGGAGTATAAGACTAAAATGACATCGCTTTGGTCCAAAATCCTATTTTTCTTATCCCAAATCTTAgttaaattcaaataaatgataaaaaaaaaggataatagtttttttaataaaatagaaactataaaagaaggggaaaaaaaaacaagtgccTATGTCGTGGAGTCAATGCACCACCATCGCTGGTTCGGGGATGTTCGTTGAAGCCTCAACAATAGCCACTGTTTCTCCCCAGATCTGCACAAAGGTCACCGGTCCTCGCCCAAATTTAGGTGAGTGTTGCAACCCTTACTTGTGGTTGGTGAGCCGTTGAGGCCTTAGCGACCCTCATAGTCCTTTCCGACAATGGTGTGGCAGCACCCATAGGCATcagagttttattttttatttttcatttttcagtttGTGCTTTCTAAAGAAGAAGTTTAAATCCCTTTTTTAatccgaacaaaaaaaaatctaatttaactaagaTTTGGGTAAAAATGTAAGTTTGGATTAAAACCATGTCATTATGCTTCcctctttttaatattaatgtCATAGAggagaaagcaaataataaaaaaagctaTGTCAGCATTTTATATTAGCCAGATGATACATAATTAATAgaaaaacttgattgcacttcttaaaagtttaaaactcaattgcactttagTGATGGGATTTTGGATTCTAGTGCATttatacaaatattttttttttccttttttgaagcatatttaagaaattagaaattaaaattaagaatCTAGAattatatttttcgaaaaaaataattttaaagagaaaataaatttttttgaaaatcaaaacacaTTCGACCCATGGGCATCTAACTAGGAGACATCTAGTTCCAGAACTAGATTCATTGCTTCAAGGGATTAAAGAATTGCCCCATTCGAGAGTAACCTTTTGATAGGACGAACTCCTCGAAGAAATTAAGTAACCTTTTGACAGGATAAACTTCTCGAAGAAATTAAGTGTTGGTAAAGTAATATAGACATTCCCTTGATCAGGCAATTTCCATTCTATAAAAGCACGATTCATGCACATCCAGCATTATCAATTCCTGAGTAGAAGGGCACATATACACATACAAACACACAAATGGATCCGAGGTTGTTAAAAGCAGCTCAGACAGGCGATGTGGGTCTACTGAATGACCTGATCAGAAGCAATCCACTCATCCTCGAGGAGGCGGCTCTCCAAGGAGCCGGCCACACGCCGTTGCATGTCGCCTGTGTTGCTGGCAAATTAAATTTTGTCCGAGAGCTCCTCAAGTTGATGCCAAAGCTCGTAGAAAAGGTGAACCCGGATGGTTTCAGTCCGTTGCACATCGCGGCAGCCAAAGGTGATGTTGAGACTGTGAGGGAGATTTTAAAGAAGGCTGGTCGGCCTCAAAATCTATGCCACGTGAAGGGCAGGGAGAGAAGAATCCCCTTGCATTACGCTGCCGCGAGCGGGGAGGTCTGTACCTTGAAGGAATTGCTTTCTGCTTCACCTGAGTCCATCGAAGAGACAACTGCCCGAGAGGAGACGGCCCTCCACCTCGCAGTGAAGAACAATCGGTTCGATACGCTGGTTCTGTTGGTGGAGCATCTGAAGCAGCACAAGAAGGTGCAGGTGATCAATTGGAAGGACCACAAAGGCAACACGGCCTTGCATCTCGCTGTCGCCGGCAAAAATTTCGAGGCTAGTCTCACCTTTCCCTTATTTATTGAATTGGTTCTGGTTTGATCATCACTGGAATAAGAGATGTCTAGTCTATATGCCTGAAGTCTTTCCATATTATCTTAATGTCTGGAAAGTCAATGAGAACAAAACAAAGATGGTAAATTGCAGGCAGTTAGATTCATGCTTTGTGAGCATGGTCGCGAATACGAGGCCGTGGAGGTGAATGCCTCGAACGAGAGTGGCTTGACCCCTCTAGATGTCTTAACTCTCTCGCGAAAGGGAGCAGTAGAAGATAGAGAGATGAGAGAAATTCTCGTTCGAGCTGGAGCTGAGCACGGCAGAGGAAGATCAAACTCGCCCGCTTCTTCAGGCCTAGTCTCAGTGGACCAAGATGGTATCGAGGAAGACAACAGTTGTCGATCGGATGGGGAACCAGTCCCAGATGCTGTTCAATCGACAACAGTCCCTAAACCATCGAGAAATTTAGCCAAAGAAAAGGAGTCGACTGACGTGCGGAACGCTCTACTGGTAGTCGCCACGGTCATCGCGAGCGCAACCTACCAGGCCGTGCTTCAGCCTCCAAGCTATAAGATAAAATCTGATGCTAATTACAAAGGCATCTTCGGGCGTTCTAACAGGGAGGCGGGGTACATCAGCCTCATGAGCTTCAACACATTTGGGTTCTTGGTGTCGGTCTAGATGATCATTTGCCTCACCAGAGATCTCCCACTCAGGCTACCGCTGCTACTCGCCACGTACTCCATGGTTCTAACTTATGTTTCTTTCATGAGTACCGTGCCGTACACATCGTTGGACAAAGCGGTCAGCCTGAAAAACGGGCAATTGTTCTGTACGTTGCCTTGGACGATATCAATTACTCTTCTGCTGTTACAGAAATGGTGGGCGCTAGGGTTAGACCTCATCTTGGCAATGACTTATAAGATAAACATAGTGGGTGATATGTACAATCTAAGGGCAAATCCCGATAAGCAAGGAATCAAAGTATATGCTgccaaaatgaaaattgatcgGCGGCATTGGGTTCAGGTTTTGGGGAAAGCTCTGGATAGCTCTTAGCTTGAAGGAGTTGTTAGCCAAATGCAAGCAGTATtgtgttaattttaatttaaaagtgCATCGGGAAACAATTTGAAGGCTTTTGAGGATATTTCCACAATTAGGAAAGAATAGCGAGggcaaaatttggaaaagaaatgtATCTTCGGACTTGCATTGAGCTAAAGGCCTTTGAGAATGTAATTGCATCTTCCCAAAGTGtccaaaaaatttgccaaatggTATTCACATTTTAGCCCAAGGGACTTTGGAGCTGAAAACCTTTTGGGAATGCAGTTTCCTAATGCAGCCATAACCCATCAATGGAAGAAATTAATGCCTAATAAGTCGGTACATAAATAAGCATCGGAATTTTAACGAATTACATTTCTCTTTTCGAGCCAAGAAATGCAAGCCTTTAACTAGAGGTCTCAACAGTTCAGGTCGGGTTCAAATTTCATGATACCCGACCTAGCCCGAAAACAACGGAAATATGTGCTTGGTCCGATCTTAATCGAGACTTGAAACTCAAATAACCCGAACCGTCTGGTCGGGCCAGCCTAGATCTTCTTCATTATTATTTTGGGAACacacaaaaagggaaaagaaaacacataCTTCCTCCATGTCTTCTTCCATTTCCTTCCTGTCCCAAGCCACGCTTCCAAAACTGTGAAGTTCGTTTTCTTGATCTCCTCCTCTGGACGGCAAACATTCAAACACATAATAACCTTCCGATGCTACTCAAAAGCCGCTCTAATTGGTTCTCCTTATTCTTCTACCACCCTCCTCCATTTAATTCAGCTCTGTGTCGAGGATCAATCTCTGAAACTGACAGGACAGTTCCATGCTCGAGTTCTCGTCAATGGCTTTGCTCGGAACATTTATCTGGGAACGAAACTCAGGTCTGCACATGCTGCATCGAAGAGCGTCGGGATTCAAGATTGGTTTTCGAACAGAAAACTACAAATGCCCAAATGCGAAATTCAGAAGAATAGCCATATCATGATGGTCTTGTAgaaggaacaaaaagagaaacatCGCACAACCTGTTATTGAATTAAGGTCCCTAATTCCTTTAGCCAAGCAAACAAACATCAGTTCCGAAATTTGAAGTTTCTATTTTCAGACATCCTCAAGAAATGCGCCGGACAAAATGAAAATAgacagagagtgagagagaaagagatgagaGTAAAGGAGAGACCTTTCAGTTCGGGACGGATCAAGCGACTCGATCTTGGACTGCGGAGATGGATAGGAAGTCgtcatcttcctcttcctcacttctccTCCCCACACCCTCTCTCCCCCcccacgtctctctctctctctccttgttcATGGATGCGAGACAAGCCGTGAGCGTGGAGTCGGAAGAATAATCTTTTGTTTTGATCTCGTACATATTAAAATAGTAATCGAAGGCTTACGTACACATGAATATGAAACTCATCCTAAAACATAACTAAAAAGGGAATATTTTCGGGGAACTCTCGAGCGGAAGGGATGTCTTTTTGAGTTTTAAGAAGAGGAAAATCTTAGATATTGAAATGTACAAGCATATCTTTCCGTGGCATTGGTACTAAATACGCACAATCCTATAAAACGAATAACATACGAGAGATAGAGCATTTTGTATTTAGGTCCAACTAGTAGGGCATGTAACGTTCAGTCTCTTAGGCCCATTACGCTAGCAATATTCATACAGAAAAATAAGCAACTATATATCGACGAAGCAATACTCCACGGACTAAGAAATGTGTACTAAAGGGTGGAgcaatttgtattttatttttgggtggaGCAATTTATGTGGCGTATGTCATGTCATTAAGTATGTGCACAATAAGCATAATGCGAACACGTCTAAATAATTTCGAGTAtagaaaatttagattttaGGGGTAACTTATGTGAATATGGATGTGCATATAGCATTTTACGAGTTGCTCCAACAATATCATATGGATACCTTAATAACAATGCATAAACGTTTAAGTTGATGAAACAAGTTTTAGTGTGGTTCAATTAGACCAGCTCTATATATATTTCCTCGTTCCATTGCAGTTGTGAAAGTCAAAAGGTACTTTGCCTGTTACGCAATGTCAAATCACGGGAAGGAgttatacaacaaaaagaatgTTTCAAAAGAATGCCATAATCTTGCTTTATAAAATAAACTAGAGTCCGACCTCAAAGAAGTAGCATGGAAAACACCAAGTTCAATTGAACTGAGGTGCTGCAGTtaacttatttttcaaatcatcgaTATTGCAATGACATGTAAATAATTGAATTTCGACTCCAGAAAGTTTCCTCCTCCTCTTAGTGTAACTTACACTCCAACGCAGCATCGGGATGAATCAACATGCGCTAGGTGATTTGACCAACAATATCTATTTGTAGGGTACtcagtaaggaaaaaaaaaactccaaaaagCCCTTAATGTCAAATAGAACATGTTCAACATTGTCGACGtgcttttttaataaatatttataacCATAATAACTACTCCATTATAATGAAGCATATCAAGGACCGCCATCAATTTTTCTACATTGGCTGCATGATTGGAAAAGGAGACAATCAAACTGGGGAAGAAGTTTCCTCTCATTCCTATCCACTCTCACCGTCATTTTGCGTCCATTCTGCATGCAACGCCATGCAACAATCATCACGCAATTCACTGCAGAATCCACTCCCTCATCTGATCTTGGGTTGCTTCTTTCCAAATCCCAGCGGAGCAGCTGGGACTTCATGTTCACCCGTGAAaccgttttcttttttgggacaAATTTTAGATCTTCGTCGCCAGATGTAAGAGTCAAAAACGCAAATCTCCGCTAGGGTTCGGTTTCAAATGTTGTGGAGGAGCAGGTTTATTGAGCTTCCCAACAGTTTTTTGGACTTGGCCCGGACCGAACCAAGAAGGCCAGGTCTTATATATGTTTTGTTGCGGTCTAGGCTAGTGTTCAGGTTTAGAGTGAGCAAGCCCAATATGTTCGGGCCAAACTGTAAATTTGACAAAATCCGGCCTATGCGCACCCTTACCACCCACCATGTAGGCTAATATCATCCAAACCATTAGTTGAGTGGGTGCCACCATAGATTCCACATGATTAATGGCCTAAATGGCTTCATCTAAATTCGACGGTCAAGTGATAATCCAGTGACTCAACTGCCGAAACGTCCTTCTACaaactcatatatatatatatatatatatatatatatatatatatatatatatatatatatatatatatgtgtgtgtgtgtgtgtgtgtgtgtgtgtagtgTGTGTAGCACTGtatgagatatatatatatatatatatatatatgtgtgtgtgtgtgtgtgtgtgtgtgtgtgtgtgtagcaCTGTATGTCATTTCAGGGGTAAAGTTCATTGTCCGTACCCACTACATATTCCTATACTCTATAGACAATAGTGATTTGCTTAACTATATTGGCATTTGAAACTTATAGAAATGTTTAGATTTTCATTGTAGTCCATGTAAAACGTTTACGGGTTTTGGCCTATCTCCTTAATTGTGCCATTTAGGGCACATTTGGTAAGATTCTGTTCTCGAAAGTAAATTCtgatcaaaaatgattttttttttattctgtttccgGAAacagattctaagcattttaagacGTTTGGTacttgtccaaaattttttattccggaataaaattgtgtttgataccgtacttattgattctgttccaaaataatttcttttaatttttaaataatttttatacttttttccttttttcttttcttttctttttttctttttttttcctttttttccttttatttcttttctttttttctttttttctcctattcttcttcttcttcttcttcggccggtCACTAGACCGGCGACTAGCCGATGAGGGCCGCGACCTCACCGAGCATcgcctcgtcggccgagccccGTTGGCGCTAGgagaggcctcgccggccaccgcaaGGCTCGCCCGC
Protein-coding regions in this window:
- the LOC104446327 gene encoding ankyrin repeat-containing protein BDA1-like, with amino-acid sequence MDPRLLKAAQTGDVGLLNDLIRSNPLILEEAALQGAGHTPLHVACVAGKLNFVRELLKLMPKLVEKVNPDGFSPLHIAAAKGDVETVREILKKAGRPQNLCHVKGRERRIPLHYAAASGEVCTLKELLSASPESIEETTAREETALHLAVKNNRFDTLVLLVEHLKQHKKVQAVRFMLCEHGREYEAVEVNASNESGLTPLDVLTLSRKGAVEDREMREILVRAGAEHGRGRSNSPASSGLVSVDQDGIEEDNSCRSDGEPVPDAVQSTTVPKPSRNLAKEKESTDVRNALLVVATVIASATYQAVLQPPSYKIKSDANYKGIFGRSNREAGYISLMSFNTFGFLVSV